A part of Rhinatrema bivittatum chromosome 16, aRhiBiv1.1, whole genome shotgun sequence genomic DNA contains:
- the LOC115077643 gene encoding olfactory receptor 1F1-like, whose protein sequence is MYFFLSNLSFIDICNTTVTLSTMLQSLFKGKTFISFSLCMTQLYCFMIFIATEFYLLTAMAYDRYVAICNPLHYSHMMNKRICSLLVAASWITGCLVELPLEVFISQYIFCGSNEIDHFFCDINALLKLSCSDTHSFEILVLSEGAFLGLIPFLLTLSSYFFIIVAILKIHSSDGRSKAFSTCSSHLTVVLLFYGSIMCVYMRPSSMQSPEQDKMFALLYTVLIPMLNPLIYSLRNQEVKNALRKVIIRK, encoded by the coding sequence atgtacttcttcctcagtaacctGTCCTTCATCGATATCTGTAATACCACAGTCACTCTCTCAACAATGCTTCAAAGTCTCTTTAAAGGGAAAACATTTATTTCCTTCTCTCTATGCATGACACAGCTTTACTGTTTCATGATTTTCATAGCTACAGAATTCTACCTTCTCACGGCCATGGCCTATGATCGCTATGTGGCAATCTGCAACCCTTTGCATTACTCACACATGATGAATAAAAGGATCTGTAGCTTATTGGTGGCTGCTTCGTGGATAACTGGCTGTCTGGTTGAACTTCCCCTTGAAGTTTTCATATCCCAGTACATTTTTTGTGGTTCCAATGAGATTGATCACTTCTTCTGTGATATCAACGCATTACTAAAATTATCCTGTAGTGATACCCACAGCTTTGAAATACTTGTACTTTCTGAAGGAGCATTTCTTGGTCTGATACCATTTCTTCTAACTCTGTCATCCTACTTCTTTATCATTGTAGCCATCCTGAAAATCCACTCTTCTGATGGGAGAAGCAAGGCCTTCTCCActtgctcctcccacctcacagttGTTCTTCTTTTCTATGGGTCAATTATGTGTGTCTACATGAGGCCAAGTTCAATGCAATCACCAGAGCAGGACAAAATGTTTGCCCTCCTGTACACAGTACTAATCCCCATGCTAAACCCCTTGATTTATAGTTTGAGAAATCAAGAAGTAAAAAATGCCCTCAGAAAAGTCATCATTAGGAAATAA